A genome region from Hevea brasiliensis isolate MT/VB/25A 57/8 chromosome 9, ASM3005281v1, whole genome shotgun sequence includes the following:
- the LOC131183405 gene encoding probable glutathione peroxidase 8 has translation MASQPPKYPESVYDFTIKDANGNDVDLSIFKGKVLLIVNVASKCGLTNSNYTELNQLYEKYKDQGLEILAFPCNQFGEQEPGSNDEIQEFVCTRFKSEFPVFGKVEVNGENAFPLYKFLKSGKWGIFGDDIQWNFAKFLVNKDGQVVDRYYPTTSPLSLEHDIKKLLGIS, from the exons ATGGCAAGCCAGCCCCCTAAGTACCCTGAATCAGTCTATGACTTCACTATCAAG GATGCTAATGGAAATGATGTAGATCTTAGCATTTTCAAGGGAAAAGTCTTATTAATTGTTAATGTTGCTTCTAAATG TGGATTGACCAACTCAAATTACACAGAGCTGAATCAGTTATATGAGAAGTACAAAGACCAAG GCCTTGAAATATTGGCATTTCCATGCAATCAATTTGGTGAGCAGGAACCAGGAAGTAACGATGAGATTCAAGAATTTGTCTGCACTCGCTTTAAATCAGAATTTCCTGTATTTGGCAAG GTGGAAGTGAATGGTGAGAATGCTTTTCCACTGTACAAGTTCTTAAAGTCAGGAAAATGGGGAATTTTTGGTGATGATATTCAAtggaactttgccaaattccttgtCAATAAGGACGGGCAAGTTGTTGATCGTTACTACCCCACAACTTCTCCTCTAAGTCTCGAG CATGACATAAAGAAGCTATTGGGGATCTCATGA